The Oryza brachyantha chromosome 6, ObraRS2, whole genome shotgun sequence region AAGCAAATGAAACTTAGGAATTCATGAGTGCTTATGGATTGTTGCATGTGAACACTAGAAGGGTTTATTAGATTCATTCAGGTTCATGTCGGTGTGATCAATAAGTTTAGTCCACACCTTCAACCCTTAGCTGATATTCACAATTAGGGTATAGCTCCTTATGTCTTCACATATTTGCTTTACATTTGTCTTAGATGTTAGTCAACACATTGTTTCCTCTAGTTGTTTGCCAGCATGCATTTTGTATTTAAGTTTttgaaaatcaaattaaaacgTCAATGCCTCGTGCATAGAAAAGCCATGTAGTGATGTCCACATGAGTGAATCGGTTTTAATGGCTGTCACTACTAGGGTTGGCAACGGGGTGGGGGCGGGGATGGCTGGAACGCCCCTGGCCTTGATTTTGATCCTTGGCCCTGGCCTCGAATTGGAAATCGGGGGAAATCTGGTCCCCGTCCATGAACAGGGTGTCAGGCGGAGCGCGTAggccgtcggcgtcgggggCAGAGGGTGACAGCGGGCGGCGTTGGCCCTCGTTGCCTCGAGCGAACCGGAGAGGCGACCGACGTCGGGGGTGAAGGGCGGTGATGGGCTTCGTTGCCTCGGCGAACCGGAGAGGGGGGAAGAGGACAGTGGTGGGTGGCGTCAGGCCTCGCCGCCTTGGGCGAATTGGAGAGGGGTCATGACTCAGCGGTAgagggcggcggctggcgacggcgtgccttggtgaatcagAGGAAGGGTCGAAGACTTGGCGTTGAGGGTAGCGGGGGGTGGCGGATGGCTTACGTAGCCACCAGAGGAGAGGGCGCCACCGATGTGGGTGGGAGTGAGCCACTGATGCAAACACATTGCTAGCCTACTAGGGTTAGCTACTTTGCCACTTCTGTTGGGCTGAGATGTAGCCAGCCCAAGTGTAAAAAAGcctaacttttttatttttcaaatatttcagGGCCCCGTAGAGATTCCCGTGGGTTAATATTGCCCCCTGCCcgtctccaaaaaaaaaaacagggccCCAACCGATTCCCCGTGGGGTAAAAAATTGTCCCCGACCCTGGCCCCGTTGGGGTGATGCCTTGCCCCCGGTGGGGAATTTGTCAACCCTAGTCACTGCCCTTGTTGCCTTGAAATGCTTGTTTTGATGAATGAAGCACAATTACGTTCTGCACTTCATTAATCAGAAAAAGATTGAAGTTGATCGCACAATTACCAATTATGCATTCATCATGATATATGATATGTTTAGTAGTATTGTTTGATATTCTCAAGTAGTTCACCTTCTGTCAATGTAACGTTGATTCTATTGAAGAGTGTGATCCGTTGGAACAAACTCACAGAATATCTTCCGTTTTTGAATGCTGCAGCACTGAACGATCTTTTTGGCCACTACGTGGAAGCATGGAAGTCATGGTACTCGGATCTCACGCGAAGCAGAGCGTCGTAAAACTAGATTTTAGGCTGGTCCGTTGTAAACAGATTCTTGTGGGCAGATCAACTCATTCTGTTGATGCATGGTTAGGAGTTGAGTTGTACAATATGTCATAAAACACAAAGGCAGTGCTGGCCTTTGATTGATTGTATTTACTCAATGCAAGCAACTTAAAGTAGTTTTCGTCAATAACAGAATATACCTTTCTTTAGCAAGTCGGTGCTGCTGTCAACACCAATGAGATTGCGAAATGGCAATGCAGTCTCAAGCtttttcacatttttcttttcactgtTCACTTTGCTAAATTGTTTTTGTCAACAGGAGAAATCAAACCAAGATTTACAGGAAAGCTACCTGGATTCAGCTAAAATGTGGCAGGTCTGCATGAAATAGTGTCGGAGTGCAAGCTCCTCAAGTGGGAGTTCGATGAACTCTTTTTTTAGTTCGACCCAGGGGTGTAGGGTTCAGGTTCTTGTGAAAGAGATGAACACGGAGAGTTATACAGGTTCGGGCCACTAGGAGCGTAATACCTTATAACTGTCGCTTGGTCATTCAGGAAAAGTGAGTACAAGCCTTTTTTAGGAAGACATTGTCTGTCTAATGACTAGGATCCGATCTCTTTTCTAGATGGAACAAGGCattcttttatagtagtaaggAGTTATCACAATTGTCACAGTCCTAATCCTACCAACTACTGACAAGTAGATCATCATCACACTATGACTTGGTGATACGAAGATCTGCTGCTGTCGTGTTGGTCGTAGTCCGTCAAGGGGTAGGTGGATGTGTCAGCCTCACTGTCCTTGCCCGGTCCCGTCTGTCAGATGGTTGGTCGAGGGGGCGGCCACGCTTCCTGTGCTAGGTCTCATCAGTCAGTGTCCCATCTTGGAGGTGGGCGACCGTTCCAAGCTACAGGGCAActgccctcctctctctcacggTTTGCCAGTCGCATTAAATGCGACTTTGATGGAGCGGGGGCTGGTGCCCTAGCAAGGGCGTGGCATACCTGCCCTGCCAGAGATGTCTGCCACTTTACGTCTCTTTTTCCGCGAAAGGTGCCAACAGGAGCGCCCGCGTGCTTGCTCGCATTAAATGTGAGGAAGACACGTGTCCTTTTCTATCACGCGGGTTACACGTGTCCTAGGTCCTCTCCTATCGCATTAAATGCGAAGGTCGAATTCTAGAAGCACGCCTCGCTTTTTGGCATGTGGGTCTTGCAACAATCCTGGGACATGCTGGGGTCGGGGCGGCCCGACCTCGACCCCTAGTCCCGGCGGTTCCCTCCAGGGATTTGTCACGAGGGCGCGTGTCTCTTGGGGTTCGACCCCCTTTCTAGGGATTCTTGGACCCACGGCTGCCATGTGCCACACTCGTAGGGGCACCCCGGGCCCATTTTACCGACAAATAGTGTTTGTGCTTTTGGACTGTTTAGCCAATTCTGatgaatttgtttttctaggtgaataacaaataatttagtagagattaatgttgaaaaaaaaactctcataAACTGTAAGTATTCTTGGCAGGGTTTTTGAAACCAtgatgaatttaaaataaaaaaaattaaattaaaaaactacgATATCGTGGTTGGGTGGTGAAAACTGCATGGTTTTGGGGTAAAACCGTTCATAGTGCAAACTGAGagtaaaaagatttaaaaaagaattagaaaaatagtataaaattataggaaaacaggaaataaataatatgctAATTCACATAATATTTAACTACAACCATTTCCATTGTTCCTACAAACATCTTCAtagaaaatacaaatttatccCTACAAACAATTATTATAACAAGAATATCACCTGAAATTTACCTACATATATTGTTTCcctatggtaaaaaaataaccatCTGCctacaaaattattataacatGATAGTTAGACTGTAAATTAACCATCCACTTACaaacaattattataaaatatctacatatcaattacatatttaaagaaTTCAAATACCTAAAGTATTTAGCTACATTTTAAATACCTAAACCAGAAACTACAAAACtatcaattttatagaaaaaaaacactaaataATGGACGGTTATTTGTGGGGCGGTAACCATGCCATTAAGGTCCTGGCGCCAGCTCCTACGAATGGCGGTTACCGGCCCAAACCGCGTGGCTTCGACCATAAAAATCGCGATTACCACTTTGAGTTTTATTGGGCCGTCCttgcataatatattttccctttctcaactttttttgttttcactttGTTGTTAcgtttaaatttatctttttcatctatttctttCACCAAACATCACTGTAAATTATTCTCTGtcacatactttttttttcaaaattttgaatccgaccaaattttattggtcCCTACTGCCCAATACCACTACCATGCCCCGACAGAACACGTGGTTACCACAGTTTTGTGTACCCTAATTCTCAAAACATAGTTAGTagctcatttaaatttggtcatctatatctctaTTTAAACATACATCCAAAAAAGTATTCattctttatatttatttgtactttgatagattttgattttattaatatatatcaactaTCAATTTCCCTTAGACATGTACTACTTAAGAAATATTCTTACATCCTCATTTAAagtaaggagagagaaactccaaatttaaagtttgtatCGTTACATGAATGATAAGTAAAAACTAAGGATGTGTTAGAGAAATATtggaccatttttttttaccatttatcattatcatcatctattttatagATGGAGTTTGTGATAGATGAGTCACTAGACATACTCTTAGATTATTTAGCAAATATTAAtgttcaaaagaaaagactataataCCCAAAGATAAGTAATGAATTAGGTGGAGGGGTATATGAGattaaaataagaagaattttaaataaaaaaataattgataggATAAGCAGTGctactataaatattatattagaaataaatataattaggaTATATTTTAACTGACTGAGTACATATGTATAATTAACTTCCACGTGCTGCCAAAATTCAGTGCAGACAATTGACATCAAGGGTGatttgtttggcttttctatgaaaaaaaattaaacgacatatttagaaataaaaaataatttaataataaagtttttatatacatattgcttaaaaataaaattcagtgaaaaaaacctaaaatcaactctaaatttaaaatttatttaaagctgaagattcaaaattttggtttataagaataaaaaaaacgaaaaacggGTGATCCACGATGCAAAGGCAAAGCATGAAGGCCCTCGTCCCCTGCCTACATAATCAGtatacaagttaaaattttatatggttACCTTTCTCTTATCATTTAGGTAAAGTACCTCCAAATGATACACTGAACATAGACAATCAAACAACCAATGTAGAGGTAACACTCATCAATCATCAACGAATAGCATTGGAACATCTGTCAAGTCACCGACCACAAACACATATGGTACTCCCAACAAGAGGCATTTGATGTCCTCCGATTTATGGATGAGACAACATATGTAATGCTTGAAATGAGTACAATCCATCAATCCGCAAGAGTAACTAATAGCAGAGCAATCAGCAGCCAGCTAAAATCCTTCACTTTGGCTCAGTGAAGAACTTGTTAATAGTTGGCATGATCTCAGGGGTCTTGTCACGCACAAAGTTTCTTAGCCCATGCTCTGCGTAACGCCTCCCTTCCTCGTGGTTCTCGAGCACTCCAGCAGCCCTCCCTACCTTGTTAACCCTACAAATCAAAGCATTCTATATTTCAGGTTTACAATTAATTGTTAACAGAATCATCATCAGCTTCCATTAGCCCAAATTATCAGCACATCCAATCTTTACAAAGACATGAAAAATCATTTTGAAATGGAAGACAATACGCGTTTCCTTTGCATCAAACTGACATGCACTAAAAGCCCAATAGCTCATTACCCATCAAAATCCACTACACAACACACTGGTTAATACACCGGGTTTCCAGGTTAGGGCACGATAAAATTAAGAACTGTAAATCATGCCCTACCTGGTTGGTAATGGAACTGGATTATGACTGGAGTGGAAAAAGATTAGCACCACCCTGCCTAGAGTCACGAGTTGAACGCACTAACGTTTGAGCTCATATTTAGACAGGCTTAGCATGCATGTCCACAAAGACACAATTCATCTACCCGTGTTAGCAACACTTGGATCATGCccaagatgcatgcatgatggtGGCAGTGAACGTCTATCCTCACTACTGTTTTACAATTTAGCccttaaatttcttgatattaaaaaccagttaaatatagattgatatctacatataaattcttcaaattaaggtgactatttcatataagatAATATGATAACACATCATAAGATTCATAGCAAAGCATGGGCATTTAACTGGTCACCATGATTTCTGTAGAAAAACATTCTTCAAGTCAAGATACCGTACCAACTATCACGATGCTCCTCCAGAAAACAAACACCACAGAAAACATGTAAAGAGCAGTACATGTTCGCCGCAAATCGACACATGGCAAGCTCTCGCCCTTATCTTCTTCTACCAGGTTGGGTGCAGGTTTCTTAATTGTGTACTAACAAGTAACAACCTGGAGTACTAATCAATCCGAAAAAAAGGACATATAATTGTCAAGGTTCGCCAACCAAAACAAACCCACTCCCTgctcagtaaaaaaaaatgacggCAGCAAATTTTCGCCTGAGAAAATACGTCGCTGTGAGCTGTGACATCAACCACTGCAGGAGTACCAAGTCAACGCTCATCGCCAAGTAATAGGCTAAAAACCATAAAGAAATGGACGACGGTAAGCTACCAGGACAGGCTTAATCACGAACCCAAAACCACACCAGATCtcatctcccctccctcctccacaCAGCAACTAGCAAAACGCACACATCTCACGCAGAAATCGATCAAGCAAAAACGAACACGCAGGCAGATCCAGACCTGACTTCGGGGTTGCCGGTGATGTTGCGGAAGAGCTGCATCCCGCAGATGGCGACGGCCACGCCCATCGCCGCGAACAGCGGGTACACCTGCATGCGCCCCATCGCCGtaagcaaaacaaacaaacaaacaaaaaagcaGCTCAAGAGCTAGCCAAACAAGGAATTGGAGGTGTTAGCTAAGCTCACCTCCGGTCGGACCCAGCGGCTGGCGGCCATCGGCGTCGGAGGGGCTCGgtcgcggcgtcggcggcggcggagaggagaggggaaagtggaaGGCGACGGTGCGAGAGGGAGTGGGAGGGGTGGGTGGAGTGTGGCTTTTATCACAGTGTGTGAGGTTGGTCGCTTGGAGCGGCAGTGTATCGACTGAAATCACGAAAATGCCCCTCGTCCGTTTCTGCTGTCTCTTTTGGCTGTTCTTGGCTCCTTGGCCCATTGTTTTCCATGAAAGCTGTGAGCTTGTCAACCACCGTTTGTGTGCTGGATCAAACAAAGAGAACCTATGGTTAGCTTTATATCTGTTGTATTGGTTTTAATGTATAACTGAGATAATTATTGTCcggtttatgtttaatattatttactcATGAAAATTTAAACAACTCTAcctataaaaacaaaattgttgtTTAACTATTGTTATTAATGTTAAGCGACTCGAAGTATTTGTATTTAGTCTactttcaatttattttagagaGCATCAATTGGGCGTAAATTTATATCAGTTTTGACTTCATAAGTATAAGTTCATGGTCAATTTCAAAAGGCTTACAGTAAgttgtatagaaaaaaaattgctatctTACTATCCAACTCAgcaggggtgattgtttggctttttcatgaaaaaaccaagcaacatatttacaaataaaaaataatctataaaaaaaaattatatacatattcttaacgatctaaaagctaatactgaaaaataaacttcgattaAAAACTGCAAAATCAACTtataatttaaggttaaaaatttaaattttggtatataacCATAAACCAAAAGATGGGAGCGCATCCATTTATAGcacttaaatatttaatgatcACTTGTATATGTGTGTCATGTGACCCTGTGTGGTGCATAATACATATCACTCCAATACTCTATTTGTTCAAACATACTAGGGATAACATTTTCTTACTGTCCCATAATAGGGGTATATATAATCATGTATTTACTAACACATCcctcttatctaaatttgatttattttaaattcttcacCATTAAAACACCCAACTATTATATGCATTCATACGTTTTGATTTATGTTCTTGGTGTTTGCGTCTTATGTTCTGAAAAGGAGGGAGCAACTAGATATTtctatacatacatacatacatactatCACATTACTCCACAACTAGTAACGATAGCAGTTATGGGA contains the following coding sequences:
- the LOC102707968 gene encoding uncharacterized protein LOC102707968; translation: MAASRWVRPEVYPLFAAMGVAVAICGMQLFRNITGNPEVRVNKVGRAAGVLENHEEGRRYAEHGLRNFVRDKTPEIMPTINKFFTEPK